Proteins encoded together in one Coffea arabica cultivar ET-39 chromosome 2c, Coffea Arabica ET-39 HiFi, whole genome shotgun sequence window:
- the LOC113727098 gene encoding transcription factor bHLH118-like isoform X2, with product MAVHPDLEPAIPHQDLQNQVVASSLASRQEKTEEIIIRNNINTARKRQTKASSAIRADNHDRGKNPDESKQKKANHRDIERRRRQEMAKLYASLRNLLPLECKKTKRSISDHLLDAVNHIKHMKKNIRELEVKRDKQINLTAGSSNLDVKIVEETNSSAIKFTLRQCSGGGIEILMKNYLADTKWFPLSKILDVLLDEGLAVVSCVCTKVNEEFLYTIQTEVNAGVDLICLQEKLTKNAMTGKDLKVLEQYRN from the exons atggcAG TTCATCCCGACCTAGAACCCGCAATCCCTCATCAAGATCTGCAAAATCAGGTGGTTGCATCTTCGCTTGCTTCACGTCAAGAAAAGACTGAGGAGATCATCATCAGGAACAACATCAACACGGCCCGGAAAAGGCAGACAAAGGCATCATCAGCTATTCGAGCTGATAATCATGATCGTGGGAAGAACCCTGATGAGAGCAAGCAGAAAAAAGCCAATCATAGAGATATCGAGCGCCGAAGGAGGCAAGAAATGGCGAAGCTTTATGCTTCTCTCAGAAATCTACTGCCTCTTGAATGTAAAAAG acAAAGCGTTCCATTTCGGATCATCTTCTTGATGCAGTGAACCATATAAAACACATGAAGAAGAACATTAGGGAATTGGAAGTAAAAAGggataagcaaataaatttaacGGCTGGATCGAGCAATCTGGACGTCAAAATTGTTGAGGAAACGAACTCTTCTGCTATTAAGTTCACACTCAGGCAATGCTCGGGTGGTGGAATTGAGATTCTGATGAAGAATTACTTGGCAGATACTAAATGGTTTCCTCTATCAAAGATATTGGATGTGCTGCTTGATGAAGGTCTTGCTGTTGTTAGCTGTGTCTGCACCAAAGTCAATGAAGAATTTCTTTACACAATCCAAACTGAG GTCAATGCAGGTGTTGATCTAATTTGTCTGCAAGAAAAACTGACGAAAAATGCCATGACTGGGAAAGACTTAAAAGTCCTAGAGCAATACAGGAATTGA
- the LOC113727098 gene encoding transcription factor bHLH118-like isoform X1 — translation MDDFTYNLIPLLQDDPMLFEYLPISTVHPDLEPAIPHQDLQNQVVASSLASRQEKTEEIIIRNNINTARKRQTKASSAIRADNHDRGKNPDESKQKKANHRDIERRRRQEMAKLYASLRNLLPLECKKTKRSISDHLLDAVNHIKHMKKNIRELEVKRDKQINLTAGSSNLDVKIVEETNSSAIKFTLRQCSGGGIEILMKNYLADTKWFPLSKILDVLLDEGLAVVSCVCTKVNEEFLYTIQTEVNAGVDLICLQEKLTKNAMTGKDLKVLEQYRN, via the exons ATGGATGACTTTACTTATAATTTGATTCCTTTACTGCAAGATGATCCAATGCTTTTTGAATATTTGCCAATCTCAACAGTTCATCCCGACCTAGAACCCGCAATCCCTCATCAAGATCTGCAAAATCAGGTGGTTGCATCTTCGCTTGCTTCACGTCAAGAAAAGACTGAGGAGATCATCATCAGGAACAACATCAACACGGCCCGGAAAAGGCAGACAAAGGCATCATCAGCTATTCGAGCTGATAATCATGATCGTGGGAAGAACCCTGATGAGAGCAAGCAGAAAAAAGCCAATCATAGAGATATCGAGCGCCGAAGGAGGCAAGAAATGGCGAAGCTTTATGCTTCTCTCAGAAATCTACTGCCTCTTGAATGTAAAAAG acAAAGCGTTCCATTTCGGATCATCTTCTTGATGCAGTGAACCATATAAAACACATGAAGAAGAACATTAGGGAATTGGAAGTAAAAAGggataagcaaataaatttaacGGCTGGATCGAGCAATCTGGACGTCAAAATTGTTGAGGAAACGAACTCTTCTGCTATTAAGTTCACACTCAGGCAATGCTCGGGTGGTGGAATTGAGATTCTGATGAAGAATTACTTGGCAGATACTAAATGGTTTCCTCTATCAAAGATATTGGATGTGCTGCTTGATGAAGGTCTTGCTGTTGTTAGCTGTGTCTGCACCAAAGTCAATGAAGAATTTCTTTACACAATCCAAACTGAG GTCAATGCAGGTGTTGATCTAATTTGTCTGCAAGAAAAACTGACGAAAAATGCCATGACTGGGAAAGACTTAAAAGTCCTAGAGCAATACAGGAATTGA